The Diospyros lotus cultivar Yz01 chromosome 15, ASM1463336v1, whole genome shotgun sequence genome has a window encoding:
- the LOC127792678 gene encoding probable glutathione S-transferase parC isoform X2, translating to MNEKDELILLNSWASPFGARVRIAMAEKGINQYELREEDLFNMSPLLPKMNPVHRKVPVLIHNGKPICESMNIVQYIDEVAVFYGKPALLPPDPYSRSKARFWADFIDQKVYGTMRKITRSKGEEQERAKEELIETLKVLERELGEKPYFGGEFGFVDIALVPFHSRFYAVETLGNFSIEAECPKLVAWARRCLLKETVSNSLPDPLKVYEWVLYVNDKLGIKQF from the exons ATGAATGAGAAAGACGAACTGATTCTTCTAAATTCGTGGGCAAGCCCTTTTGGGGCAAGGGTCAGGATTGCCATGGCAGAGAAGGGCATCAACCAGTACGAGCTCAGGGAAGAAGATTTATTTAATATGAGCCCTCTGTTGCCGAAGATGAACCCAGTTCACAGGAAGGTCCCTGTTCTGATTCATAATGGAAAGCCCATTTGTGAATCCATGAATATAGTTCAGTACATCGATGAAGTTGCAGTCTTCTATGGAAAGCCTGCCTTGTTGCCCCCTGATCCTTACAGCAGATCCAAAGCCAGATTTTGGGCTGATTTCATTGACCAGAAG GTTTATGGCACAATGAGGAAGATAACAAGGAGCAAAGGGGAAGAACAGGAGAGAGCCAAGGAAGAGCTGATAGAGACACTCAAGGTGCTGGAAAGAGAGCTTGGGGAGAAGCCTTATTTTGGAGGGGAATTTGGGTTTGTGGATATTGCACTTGTGCCCTTTCACAGCAGGTTTTATGCAGTTGAGACCCTGGGGAATTTCAGCATAGAAGCAGAGTGCCCAAAGCTGGTGGCATGGGCTAGAAGGTGCTTGCTGAAGGAGACTGTGTCCAACTCCCTTCCAGACCCTCTCAAAGTCTATGAGTGGGTTTTATATGTCAATGACAAATTGGGAATTAAACAATTTTGA
- the LOC127792682 gene encoding probable glutathione S-transferase — MASHGVVLLNSWVSMFGMRVMIALKEKGVEYEYREEKLTDKSQLLLEMNPIHKKIPVLIHNGKPVCESLIIVQYIDEVWNEKCPLLPSDPYQRAQARFWADYIDQKLYGALRKVLFTKGEEQEEAKEFVDVLKVLEGALGEKPYFGGEKFGYVDIALVTFYCWFYAYETFGNLNIEAECPKLIAWAKRCMERESVSKSLADPHKVYDYVVGLRKKFGAD; from the exons ATGGCTTCTCATGGGGTTGTTCTGCTGAATTCATGGGTGAGCATGTTTGGAATGAGGGTCATGATTGCGCTGAAAGAGAAGGGCGTTGAGTACGAGTACAGAGAGGAGAAATTGACCGATAAGAGCCAGCTCCTACTGGAGATGAACCCGATTCACAAGAAGATCCCTGTTCTCATCCACAATGGAAAACCAGTCTGTGAATCCCTTATAATTGTTCAGTATATTGATGAGGTCTGGAACGAGAAATGCCCACTATTGCCCTCTGATCCTTACCAGAGAGCCCAGGCCAGATTCTGGGCTGACTATATCGACCAAAAG TTGTATGGTGCTCTGAGGAAGGTGTTGTTCACAAAAGGGGAGGAACAGGAGGAAGCCAAGGAGTTCGTAGATGTCCTGAAAGTGCTGGAAGGAGCACTTGGGGAGAAGCCATATTTTGGTGGGGAGAAATTTGGGTACGTGGACATAGCTCTGGTGACCTTCTACTGCTGGTTTTATGCCTATGAAACTTTTGGGAACTTGAACATAGAGGCAGAGTGCCCCAAGCTGATAGCTTGGGCCAAGAGGTGCATGGAGAGGGAGAGTGTTTCCAAGTCCCTGGCCGACCCCCACAAGGTTTATGACTATGTTGTGGGGCTCAGAAAGAAGTTTGGTGCTGATTAA
- the LOC127792684 gene encoding probable glutathione S-transferase: MADELVLLNVWPSPFGMRVRIALAEKGIHGYVTKEQDLVNKGALLLEMNPVHKLVPVLIHNGRPVCESLLIVQYIDEVWRNGYPLLPSDPSRRAKARFWADYIDKKMYGPGRQVWLATGEAQAAAKGELIGCLKVLEAELGDKPYFGGDSFGFVDVALIPFYRWFSVYEHFGNFSTVAECPKLVSWAHRCTTERDCFQVSS, translated from the exons ATGGCGGACGAGCTGGTTCTGTTGAACGTCTGGCCTAGCCCCTTCGGGATGAGGGTGAGAATCGCCTTGGCCGAGAAGGGGATTCATGGGTACGTGACCAAGGAGCAGGACCTCGTCAACAAGGGCGCCCTTCTCCTCGAGATGAACCCCGTTCACAAGCTGGTGCCCGTGCTGATTCACAACGGCCGGCCGGTCTGCGAGTCGCTCCTCATTGTTCAGTACATTGATGAAGTCTGGAGGAATGGGTATCCTTTGCTGCCTTCCGATCCTAGCCGGCGCGCCAAAGCCAGGTTCTGGGCCGACTACATTGACAAGAAG ATGTATGGTCCGGGGAGGCAGGTATGGCTAGCCACCGGGGAAGCCCAAGCAGCAGCAAAGGGGGAGCTAATTGGATGCTTAAAGGTTCTTGAAGCAGAGCTGGGGGATAAGCCTTATTTTGGGGGCGACAGCTTTGGCTTTGTGGACGTGGCACTGATCCCATTCTACCGCTGGTTCAGTGTGTATGAGCATTTTGGCAACTTCAGCACGGTGGCTGAGTGCCCAAAACTCGTGTCTTGGGCTCACAGGTGCACCACTGAAAGGGACTGTTTCCAAGTGTCTTCCTGA